A window of Nonomuraea angiospora genomic DNA:
CCAACAGCGCCGTACGCGTCGCCGGCCGCCTCGACCCGGCCGAGGCCGCCCGGTCCGAGTACGGCTGGCTGCCCCCGGCCGTCAGGGAGCGCGCCACGATCGCCAAGCCCGGCACCATGTTCGTCGCCCAGCCGGAGATCCCGGTCCCGCTGGCCGTCGCCTTCCCCTTCCCGGCCTGGGCGACCCGGCCGGCCGAGGCCGCGACCGAGCCGGCGAAGGTCTCGGCCGATCCGTTCCAGGGCCTGCCCGGCGTCGAAGACGACATCCCGCCCTTCTGACCACAGGTGGTTTCGTGAAGATCCTGCACACCGCGGACTGGCACGTGGGCAAGGTGCTCAAGGGCCGCCCCCGCTTCGACGAGCACCGTGACGTGCTGCGCGAGCTGGTCGCCGCCGCCCGCACCCACGACGTCGACGCCGTCATCGTGGCCGGCGACCTGTTCGACACCTCGGCGCCCACGCCCGAGGCCCAGTCATTGGTGCTCAACGCGCTCCTGGCGCTGCGCGGCGACGGCAGGGACGTGATCGTGCTGGCCGGCAACCACGACAACCCGCAGCTGCTGGAGGTCTACCGGCCGGTGCTCGGCAAGCTGGGCCTGCACGTCATCGGCTCGTTCCGGCGCCCGGACGCGGGCGGCACGCTGGCCTTCACGGCGCGCTCGGGCGAGCCGGTGCGGCTGGCGGTGCTGCCGTTCCTGTCGCACCGCTACGTCGTACGCGCCGCCGAGGTCCTCACCGGCACCGCCGCCGACCACAACCGCGACTACGCCGCCCGCATCGGCGAGCTGATCGGCGCGCTCACCGCCGGCTTCCACGCCGACACCGTCAACCTGGTCACCACCCACGGCACCCTGCCCGGCGGGGCGTTCGGCGGCGGCGAGCGGGAGGCGCAGTCGATCTTCTCCTACTACTTCGAGCCGACCGCGTTCCCGGCCGCCACCCAGTACGCCGCCCTCGGCCACCTGCACCGCCGCCAGCAGATCCCCGGCCCGTGCCCGATCTGGTACAGCGGCTCGCCGCTGGCCGTCGACTTCGGCGAGGAGGGCAACACCCCGGGCGCGCTGCTGGTCGAGGTCACTCCGGGCAAGCCCGCCGTGGTGCGGGAGCTGGCGTTCGCCTCCGCGCGGCGGCTGCGCACCGTGCGCGGCACGCTGGAGCAGCTGGAGGCCATCGAGCCGGGCGACGACTGGCTCAAGGTGATCGTGGAGGAGAAACCCCGGGTGGGCCTGGCCGACGACGTGCGCGGCCTGCTCAACGGCGCCGTGGACGTGGTCCTGGACGAGCGGTTCCGGCCGGTGCCCGCCACCCGCCGCACCGGCTCGGCCGATCGCAGCCCGCGCGAGCTGTTCCGCGAATACCTGACCGCCACCGGCCGCCACGACGAGCAGGTGGCCACGCTGTTCGACCGGCTCTACGACGAGGTGACCGGCTGATGCGACCTCTCCTGCTGCACCTGGACCACTTCGGCAGCTTCCGCGAGCCGGTGACCGTCGACTTCTCCGACACCGAATACTTCGCGCTCGTGGGCCCGACCGGCGCCGGCAAGAGCACGATCATCGACGCGATCTGCTTCGCCCTGTACGGCACGGTGCCGCGCTGGGGCAGGGAGAATTCCATCGCCCACGCCCTGGCCCCGTCCGTCGCGGCCGGCAAGGTGGCGATGGTGTTCGACAGCGACGGGCGGCGCTTCGGCGTGGCCCGGTCGATGGTGCGCGACGCCAAGGGCGCGGTGCGCACCAAGGAGGCCAGGCTCGACGAGCTCGACCCGGCCGCGCCGCTCGAGCAGGCGTTCGACGCTGTGGTCAAGCCGCTCGCCGAGGGCGAGAACGTCACCCCGGAGGCGCAGCGGGTGACCGGCCTGGAGTACCGGTTCTTCACCCAGTGCGTGGTGCTGCCGCAGGGCCGCTTCGCGGAGTTCCTGCACGCGGCGCCGCGCGAGCGGCAGGACCTGCTGGTGCAGCTGCTCGACGCCGACGTCTACGAGCGGATCAGGCAGAGCGCCGCCCGCGAGGAGGAGGCCGCCAAGCAGGCCGCCTCCTTCGCCCGCGACCAGCTCACCAAGCTGTCCGGCGCGACCGCGGAGGCCGAGCGGGAACTGGCGGAGCGGCTGGAGGCGCTGCGGCGGCTGGCCGAGACCATCGGCGCCGACCTCGACCTGCTGCGGGCCCGCGAGGCCGACATCCGCCGGGCCGAGCAGGAGCTGGCCGCCATGGCCGAGCGCCGGTCGCTGCTGGCGTCGCTGCGCATGCCCGCCGCCGTGCCCACGCTGGCCTCGGCCCGCCGCGCCGCCGCCGAGGCGGT
This region includes:
- a CDS encoding exonuclease SbcCD subunit D — protein: MKILHTADWHVGKVLKGRPRFDEHRDVLRELVAAARTHDVDAVIVAGDLFDTSAPTPEAQSLVLNALLALRGDGRDVIVLAGNHDNPQLLEVYRPVLGKLGLHVIGSFRRPDAGGTLAFTARSGEPVRLAVLPFLSHRYVVRAAEVLTGTAADHNRDYAARIGELIGALTAGFHADTVNLVTTHGTLPGGAFGGGEREAQSIFSYYFEPTAFPAATQYAALGHLHRRQQIPGPCPIWYSGSPLAVDFGEEGNTPGALLVEVTPGKPAVVRELAFASARRLRTVRGTLEQLEAIEPGDDWLKVIVEEKPRVGLADDVRGLLNGAVDVVLDERFRPVPATRRTGSADRSPRELFREYLTATGRHDEQVATLFDRLYDEVTG